In Synergistales bacterium, the sequence CTGCTGCAGCGCGTGGACGACGCCCTCTACAAGGCAAAGGATAAAGGCCGGAACTGCCTGGCCTTCTCTCGGGAGGAACGATGATGGACCCGCAAGGGGAACCGTCTGGAGAGCGCATGGTCTTCGGGAGCGGTCCCTGCCGGTCGGCGAAGCGGTGTTGTGTGCCAGTGGAATGTCAAAATTCCGGCCCCCGGGATGGGGCGAAGGAGGTTGCACGGTGATCGACAGGATAACGGAGCAGGCTCGGCGGCTGCAGGATCAGGTGGTGGCGTGGCGGCATCGCTTCCATGCCCATCCGGAGCTCTCCTGGGAAGAGGTGGAGACCACCAGAACCATTGCCTCCCTGCTGGAGGAGATGGGCTACGAGGAGATCAGGACCGGCTACGGCGGCGAGACGGGGGTGACCGCCGAGCTGAACGCCGACAAACCGGGGAGACGCATCGCGCTGCGGGCCGATATCGACGCGCTGCCCATCCGGGAGGAGGCGGAGGTGGACTATGCCTCGCAGAACGACGGCGTGATGCACGCCTGCGGCCACGATGCCCACATCGCCATGCTGCTGGGGGCGGCGAAGCTGCTGGCGGCGATGAAAGACGACATCCCCGGCAGGATCCGGCTGATCTTCCAGCCCTCCGAGGAGTATCCCACCCGGAGCGGCGCCGACCACATGGTCCGGGAGGGTGTGCTGGAGGGGGTGGACGCCATCTTCGGCCTCCACATCTGGTCGCCTGTGGAGAGCGGGCAGCTGGGCTACACCCTGGGCCCCATGATGGCGTCGGCGGATTCCTTCTTTGTGACCATCACGGGGAAGGGCGGCCACGGGGCCATGCCCCATCTCGCCGTGGATCCCACGGTGGCGGCCTGTCAGGCGGTGACCTCGCTGCACACCATCGTGAGCCGGGAGGTCAACCCTTTGAGGGCGGCGGTGGTCTCCACAGGCCAGATTACGGCGGGGAAGGCCTTCAACGTGATCCCCGAGTCGGTCTTCATGAACGGTACGGTGCGGACCTTCGATGCCGAGATCCGGAGCTACCTGCCCAGGCGTATCGAGGAGATCATCGCGAGCACCTGTAC encodes:
- a CDS encoding amidohydrolase — protein: MSKFRPPGWGEGGCTVIDRITEQARRLQDQVVAWRHRFHAHPELSWEEVETTRTIASLLEEMGYEEIRTGYGGETGVTAELNADKPGRRIALRADIDALPIREEAEVDYASQNDGVMHACGHDAHIAMLLGAAKLLAAMKDDIPGRIRLIFQPSEEYPTRSGADHMVREGVLEGVDAIFGLHIWSPVESGQLGYTLGPMMASADSFFVTITGKGGHGAMPHLAVDPTVAACQAVTSLHTIVSREVNPLRAAVVSTGQITAGKAFNVIPESVFMNGTVRTFDAEIRSYLPRRIEEIIASTCTGHRCEMDFRYNYGLPSTINDPGFAGMASGVAAEILGEGNVNEIDPVMGAEDFSFYLREIPGAFFFLGTGNADRQTDVPHHHPRFKVDDDVLSGGVALLAGVAWRFLSGG